A genomic stretch from Corynebacterium sp. 21KM1197 includes:
- the mqo gene encoding malate dehydrogenase (quinone) encodes MSENAKISDEVDVALIGAGIMSATLGAMLRELEPTWTQMVFERLDGAAMESSSPWNNAGTGHSALCELNYTPEKNGKIDVTKAVAINEKFQVSRQFWAHQVTSGVLPSPRDFINPVPHVSLAQGEDQVGYLRRRYEVLSKHTLFPDMKFTDNRDEFAEKLPLMAAGRDYSEDVAISWTDAGTDINYGSLTRQFFEAGQRAGTQFRYGHEVKGLKREGKKWRITVKNVHTGDLSVVRANFVFVGAGGYALDLLRKAGVADVRGIAGFPISGMWLRCTNEELIEQHQAKVYGKARVGAPPMSVPHLDTRVIDGKRGLLFGPFAGWTPKFLKKGSYLDLFKSIRPDNIPSYLGVAVQEFGLTKYLVTEVLKNFDSRVDTLREYMPLAEGKDWETVIAGQRVQVIQPTAAPRFGSLEFGTALVNDTDGSIAGLLGASPGASIAPAAMVELLERCFGERMIDWGDKLIEMIPSYGHKLAGEPDMFAEAWESTQRTLQLED; translated from the coding sequence GTGTCTGAGAATGCAAAGATCAGCGACGAGGTGGATGTCGCACTCATCGGCGCGGGGATCATGAGCGCCACCCTGGGGGCCATGCTGCGAGAGCTGGAGCCCACATGGACGCAGATGGTGTTCGAGCGCCTCGACGGTGCCGCAATGGAATCCTCTTCCCCCTGGAATAACGCCGGTACCGGCCACTCCGCGCTGTGCGAACTGAACTACACGCCGGAGAAGAACGGCAAGATCGACGTCACCAAGGCCGTGGCGATCAACGAGAAGTTCCAGGTATCCCGCCAGTTCTGGGCCCACCAGGTCACCAGCGGCGTGCTGCCCTCCCCGAGGGACTTCATTAACCCCGTCCCCCACGTATCCCTGGCCCAGGGCGAGGACCAGGTGGGCTACTTGCGACGCCGCTACGAGGTGCTGTCCAAGCACACCCTCTTCCCGGACATGAAGTTCACCGATAACCGCGATGAGTTCGCAGAGAAACTGCCCCTCATGGCCGCCGGGCGCGACTACTCCGAGGACGTGGCGATCTCCTGGACGGACGCCGGAACGGACATCAACTACGGCTCCCTGACCCGCCAGTTCTTCGAGGCCGGGCAGCGCGCCGGGACGCAGTTCCGCTACGGCCACGAGGTCAAGGGCCTCAAACGCGAGGGCAAGAAGTGGCGCATTACCGTCAAGAACGTGCACACGGGTGACCTCTCCGTGGTGCGGGCGAACTTTGTGTTCGTGGGCGCGGGCGGTTACGCGCTGGATCTCCTGCGCAAGGCCGGCGTGGCCGACGTGCGCGGCATCGCAGGCTTCCCGATCTCCGGCATGTGGCTGCGCTGCACCAACGAGGAACTAATCGAACAGCACCAGGCCAAGGTGTACGGCAAGGCCCGCGTGGGCGCCCCGCCGATGTCCGTGCCACACCTGGACACTCGCGTGATCGACGGCAAGCGCGGCCTGCTCTTTGGCCCCTTCGCCGGGTGGACGCCCAAGTTCCTCAAGAAGGGCTCCTACCTGGATCTGTTCAAGTCCATCCGCCCGGATAACATCCCTTCCTACCTGGGCGTGGCCGTGCAGGAGTTCGGCCTGACCAAGTACCTGGTCACCGAGGTGCTGAAGAACTTTGATAGCCGCGTGGATACCCTGCGCGAGTACATGCCCCTGGCCGAGGGTAAGGACTGGGAGACCGTGATCGCCGGGCAGCGCGTGCAGGTGATTCAGCCGACGGCCGCCCCGCGCTTCGGCTCCCTGGAGTTTGGCACCGCCCTGGTCAATGACACCGACGGCTCCATCGCCGGTCTGCTCGGTGCCTCCCCGGGAGCCTCCATCGCCCCGGCGGCGATGGTGGAACTGCTGGAGCGCTGCTTTGGTGAGCGCATGATCGACTGGGGCGACAAGCTCATCGAGATGATCCCCTCCTACGGGCACAAGTTGGCCGGTGAGCCGGACATGTTTGCCGAGGCGTGGGAGAGCACCCAGCGCACCCTGCAACTGGAGGACTAG
- a CDS encoding poly-gamma-glutamate biosynthesis protein PgsC/CapC: MISVDFGSYYFLVDLIHITFLVGLVVSYLYFRSRQISVGGSLTVGYLAASLYMPWNVIFTVVVSVVAWLLIKYVILKIWLPRPRQIFAIGLFVGVLCGALWVIGSEYLFGTQVHGMEFALIGVIVPGMLCNSLVKQGPRRTLVPLAWMVPLSGVIGLAITWLTSVVLPLSFSSALFEQIPRSEPKFFGIAAASVLCAILIQDGFLKNLKLRTGGYITAGLLVASSIHPRYIAVLAASAVVVWAIYSLYARRVPLFGKDRFIVLCALSILTVIALEALVVVLTGHRVGGAENIVFCILPAIVANDLVQHGWKRTGGGLALAVVVCAAIAAPVAALSS; encoded by the coding sequence GTGATCAGCGTGGACTTTGGCTCCTACTACTTCCTGGTAGACCTCATTCACATCACCTTCCTGGTGGGCCTGGTGGTGAGTTACCTCTACTTCCGCTCCCGGCAAATCTCCGTGGGTGGCTCGCTCACCGTGGGCTACCTCGCGGCCTCCCTGTACATGCCGTGGAACGTGATCTTCACGGTGGTTGTCTCCGTGGTGGCCTGGCTGCTCATCAAGTACGTGATCCTTAAGATCTGGTTGCCGCGCCCCCGACAAATCTTTGCCATCGGGCTCTTTGTGGGTGTGCTCTGTGGGGCGCTGTGGGTGATTGGCAGCGAATACCTCTTTGGCACCCAAGTACACGGCATGGAGTTTGCGCTCATCGGCGTGATCGTGCCCGGTATGCTGTGCAACTCCCTGGTCAAGCAGGGGCCACGCCGCACCCTGGTTCCGCTGGCCTGGATGGTGCCGCTCTCCGGGGTGATCGGCCTGGCCATCACCTGGCTCACCAGCGTGGTGCTGCCGCTTTCCTTCTCCAGCGCGCTCTTTGAGCAGATACCGCGCTCCGAGCCCAAGTTCTTTGGCATTGCAGCCGCCTCCGTGCTGTGCGCCATTTTGATCCAGGACGGCTTCCTCAAAAACCTCAAGTTGCGCACCGGCGGTTACATTACCGCCGGCCTGCTGGTGGCCAGCTCCATTCACCCCCGCTACATCGCCGTGCTGGCGGCCTCCGCCGTGGTGGTCTGGGCGATCTATAGCCTGTATGCGCGCCGGGTGCCGTTGTTTGGCAAGGACCGCTTCATCGTTTTGTGCGCGCTTTCCATTCTCACCGTGATCGCCCTGGAGGCCCTGGTGGTGGTGCTCACGGGGCACCGCGTGGGCGGGGCGGAGAACATCGTGTTTTGTATCCTCCCGGCGATCGTGGCCAATGACCTGGTGCAGCACGGCTGGAAGCGCACGGGCGGGGGATTGGCCCTGGCCGTGGTGGTGTGCGCGGCGATTGCCGCGCCGGTGGCGGCGCTGTCCTCTTAA
- the cobA gene encoding uroporphyrinogen-III C-methyltransferase produces MTAAHQQSTPGHVYLVGGGPGAWDLITVRGMRALQSAEVILTDHLGPTAELDKLCDTSAKTIIDVSKLPYGKQTAQEKINDLLVEHAHAGAVVARLKGGDPYVFGRGFEEYEHCLRHGIDCEVIPGVTSAVAVPELAGIPLTQRGLVHSFHVVSGHLPPGHPRSRVDWSALARSGGTIVVIMGVRQAGAIAEALIDATLAPTTPCAIVQEGSTEREQVFRCTLGELEETMRNNQVQSPAVYVIGEVAGLGIDQPWG; encoded by the coding sequence ATGACCGCAGCGCACCAGCAATCCACCCCCGGCCACGTGTACCTGGTGGGCGGTGGCCCGGGTGCCTGGGACCTCATCACCGTGCGAGGCATGCGGGCCCTGCAAAGCGCCGAGGTCATCCTCACCGATCACCTCGGCCCCACGGCGGAACTGGACAAACTCTGCGATACCTCCGCCAAGACGATCATTGACGTCTCCAAATTGCCCTACGGAAAGCAGACCGCTCAGGAAAAAATCAACGATCTGTTGGTGGAGCACGCTCACGCCGGGGCGGTGGTGGCTCGCCTCAAGGGCGGCGATCCCTATGTGTTTGGCCGTGGCTTCGAGGAATACGAGCATTGCCTGCGTCACGGGATTGATTGCGAGGTCATTCCCGGAGTGACCTCGGCGGTGGCGGTGCCGGAGTTGGCGGGCATACCGCTTACGCAGCGCGGACTCGTTCATTCTTTTCATGTGGTCTCCGGGCATCTTCCGCCGGGGCACCCGCGCTCCCGGGTGGATTGGTCTGCCCTGGCCCGCAGCGGCGGTACCATCGTGGTGATCATGGGGGTGCGGCAGGCGGGTGCTATCGCGGAAGCGCTTATCGACGCCACCCTGGCCCCCACCACGCCCTGCGCCATCGTGCAGGAGGGGAGCACGGAGCGAGAACAAGTGTTCCGTTGCACGCTGGGGGAACTAGAGGAGACGATGCGCAATAATCAGGTGCAGTCTCCTGCGGTATATGTGATTGGTGAGGTGGCCGGGTTGGGGATAGATCAACCCTGGGGTTGA
- the map gene encoding type I methionyl aminopeptidase has protein sequence MGSMSVTRAKLTPGKPTPIRAVPEHIARPEYAWKDEVQENIGEPFVQTPETIEAMREASTIAANALAAAGAAVKPGVTTDEIDRVAHEYMIDHGAYPSTLGYMHFPKSCCVSLNEIVCHGIPDSTVIQDGDIVNIDVTAFKNGVHGDTNATFLAGDVSEEHRLLVERTREATMRGIKAAKPGREINVIGRVIESYAKRFGYNVVTDFTGHGVGTTFHNGLIVLHYDSDSYRDVLEPGMTLTVEPMINLGGLDYDIWEDGWTVQNRDGKFTAQFEHTIVITEDGNEILTLPTEG, from the coding sequence ATGGGCAGCATGTCTGTTACCCGCGCCAAGCTGACCCCCGGAAAGCCCACCCCCATTCGCGCCGTGCCCGAGCACATCGCTCGCCCGGAATACGCCTGGAAGGACGAGGTACAAGAAAATATCGGGGAGCCCTTTGTGCAGACCCCCGAGACCATCGAGGCCATGCGCGAGGCCTCCACCATCGCCGCGAATGCGTTGGCCGCCGCCGGTGCCGCCGTGAAGCCGGGCGTGACCACCGATGAGATTGATCGGGTGGCCCACGAGTACATGATCGACCACGGCGCGTACCCCTCCACCCTGGGGTACATGCACTTTCCCAAGTCCTGCTGCGTCTCCCTCAACGAGATCGTGTGCCACGGTATCCCCGATAGCACGGTGATCCAGGACGGGGACATCGTGAACATCGACGTCACGGCCTTTAAGAACGGCGTACACGGGGATACCAACGCCACGTTCCTCGCCGGCGACGTCTCCGAGGAGCACCGCCTGCTGGTGGAGCGCACCCGCGAGGCCACCATGCGCGGCATTAAGGCCGCCAAGCCGGGCCGGGAGATCAACGTGATCGGCCGGGTGATCGAGTCCTATGCCAAGCGCTTTGGGTACAACGTGGTCACGGACTTCACCGGGCACGGGGTGGGCACCACGTTCCACAACGGGCTCATCGTGCTCCACTACGATTCCGATTCCTACCGCGACGTGCTAGAACCCGGCATGACGCTCACGGTGGAGCCGATGATTAACCTCGGCGGGTTGGACTATGACATCTGGGAGGACGGCTGGACGGTGCAAAACCGCGACGGCAAGTTCACCGCGCAGTTCGAGCACACCATCGTGATTACCGAGGACGGCAACGAGATCCTCACCCTGCCCACCGAGGGCTAG
- the mtr gene encoding mycothione reductase — MSSPTKHYDLIVIGSGSGNTLPPEFDDLSIALVEEARFGGTCLNVGCIPTKMYVYAADVALETRQAARLGIDAQVNSVDWPSIVSRVFDKRIDRFAKAGEEYRRGPRTPNIDVYDQHAVFVGERTLRTGQGDQEAIISADNVVLAAGSRPMIPDAIAESGVEYQTNETIMRLPEQPESLIIVGGGYIAMEFAHVFEALGTKVTIVNRSDSLLRHLDKEISQKFTALAAERYDVRFNAEITELTQAEGTITATLSDGSTAQATHLLVATGRVPNGDRLDAQAGNVSVTKGSVDVDEYGRSTTAPGVWALGDVSSPYLLKHVANAEARAIWHNLRHPEDLRPLPHKHVPAAVFTHPQIATVGLTEEQARETGAEVTVKVQEYGHVAYGWAMEDTTGLVKLIADRSTGKLLGAHLMGPQASTLIQQLITLMAFDIDVREAARGQYWIHPALPEVVENALLGLEF, encoded by the coding sequence ATGAGTTCCCCCACCAAGCATTATGATCTCATCGTCATCGGCTCGGGTTCCGGCAATACCCTGCCGCCCGAGTTCGACGATCTCTCCATCGCCCTCGTGGAGGAGGCCCGCTTTGGCGGCACCTGCCTCAACGTAGGCTGTATTCCCACCAAGATGTACGTCTACGCGGCCGACGTAGCCCTGGAAACCCGCCAGGCCGCCCGGCTCGGCATAGACGCGCAGGTTAATTCCGTGGACTGGCCCAGCATCGTCTCCCGCGTGTTTGACAAGCGCATTGATCGCTTTGCCAAGGCCGGGGAGGAATACCGGCGCGGCCCCCGCACCCCCAACATCGACGTCTACGATCAGCACGCCGTGTTCGTGGGCGAGCGTACCCTGCGCACCGGACAGGGTGATCAGGAGGCCATCATCTCCGCCGATAACGTGGTGCTGGCGGCGGGTTCGCGCCCCATGATCCCGGACGCGATCGCGGAATCCGGGGTGGAATACCAGACCAATGAGACGATCATGCGGCTGCCCGAGCAGCCGGAATCCCTCATCATCGTGGGCGGCGGGTACATCGCCATGGAGTTCGCCCACGTGTTTGAGGCCCTGGGTACCAAGGTGACCATTGTGAATCGCTCCGATTCCCTGCTGCGCCACCTGGATAAGGAAATCAGCCAAAAGTTCACCGCGCTGGCCGCCGAGCGCTACGACGTCCGCTTCAACGCCGAGATCACGGAACTCACTCAGGCCGAGGGCACCATCACCGCCACGCTCAGCGACGGCTCCACCGCCCAGGCCACGCACCTGCTGGTGGCCACCGGCCGCGTGCCCAACGGCGATCGCCTCGATGCCCAGGCGGGCAACGTCTCCGTGACCAAGGGCAGCGTGGATGTGGACGAGTACGGCCGCTCCACCACCGCCCCCGGCGTGTGGGCGCTGGGCGACGTCTCCTCCCCCTACCTGCTCAAGCACGTGGCCAACGCGGAGGCCCGCGCCATCTGGCACAACCTGCGCCACCCGGAGGATCTGCGCCCGCTGCCGCACAAGCACGTTCCGGCGGCGGTGTTCACCCACCCGCAGATCGCCACCGTGGGGCTCACGGAGGAACAGGCCCGCGAGACGGGTGCCGAGGTCACCGTTAAGGTACAAGAATACGGCCACGTGGCTTATGGCTGGGCGATGGAGGACACCACCGGCCTGGTGAAGCTCATCGCGGATCGCTCCACCGGAAAACTCCTGGGCGCGCACCTGATGGGCCCCCAGGCCTCCACCCTGATCCAGCAGCTCATCACGCTCATGGCCTTTGATATTGACGTTCGTGAGGCGGCGCGCGGGCAATACTGGATTCACCCCGCGCTGCCCGAGGTGGTGGAAAACGCCCTGCTGGGGCTGGAGTTCTAG
- a CDS encoding LamG-like jellyroll fold domain-containing protein yields the protein MSTVQRRQFLRLSALGALALHPALARAQASAQAGSGFTIGVLPDTQFYSRYATPDTGNLYRARYGVEPYLEQTRWLARHREELGIAFVTHLGDIVDQADVAQEWEVASAAMSVLDDAALPYSVLPGNHDISEQRPTPFSAHFPASRSTCRERYPAANNECEYHLFRAAGRDFLVLALAWRADDAALDWAQGVLDAHPGVPTILTSHEITGITPQGEVFLTEEYGEHLWERLIAPNDQIFLTLAGHHHGAGYTVLRNTHGHEVIHVLQDYQMAYQGGNGLLGMLHCDLAAGTLTMTALSPWVSAKPADTLNQFDEVLLGEPDSWTLPLRLPQQPGSAPDYTARTRSLITTGYTAPAIDPGLLPHSAEDYPHVPAAAHWRPSASTPGRLIDVSGNNNHATTPEPGGLSVIPQSHPLSADGMALSWTHPHRSWLRTAPDAPLNSLTFEEGYTLETFLYLDPSFGEENFWMGALGRMGERGGEEPEEPPALLAVSSLREVQWSAVATRGDTSGTSNWSHEVPVGTWLHVAVVNDPVRNTVEMFVDHAPILRDVLGASGLATAHQPWLIGASIWAGKPDTPWVGGIGETRLVARPLGPGEWLTARG from the coding sequence ATGAGCACCGTGCAGCGTCGTCAGTTTCTCCGGCTCAGCGCCCTGGGCGCGCTGGCCCTCCACCCCGCTTTGGCCCGGGCCCAAGCGAGCGCGCAGGCGGGATCGGGATTCACCATCGGGGTGCTGCCGGATACGCAGTTCTACTCCCGCTACGCCACCCCGGACACCGGAAACCTCTACCGCGCCCGCTACGGCGTGGAGCCGTACCTGGAACAAACCCGCTGGCTGGCCCGCCACCGCGAGGAACTGGGCATCGCCTTTGTCACCCACCTGGGAGACATCGTGGATCAGGCGGACGTGGCCCAGGAGTGGGAGGTGGCCAGCGCCGCCATGAGTGTGCTTGACGACGCCGCCCTGCCCTACTCCGTCCTGCCCGGCAACCACGACATCTCCGAGCAGCGCCCCACGCCCTTCTCGGCGCACTTCCCGGCGTCGAGAAGCACCTGCCGGGAACGCTACCCCGCAGCCAATAATGAGTGCGAGTACCACCTCTTCCGCGCCGCCGGGCGGGACTTCCTGGTGCTCGCCCTCGCCTGGCGTGCGGACGATGCCGCCCTAGACTGGGCGCAGGGTGTGCTTGACGCGCACCCCGGCGTGCCCACCATTCTCACCTCGCACGAGATTACCGGAATCACCCCGCAGGGCGAGGTATTCCTCACCGAGGAATACGGCGAACACCTGTGGGAACGGCTCATCGCGCCCAACGATCAGATCTTTCTCACCCTGGCCGGGCACCACCACGGCGCGGGATACACCGTGCTGCGCAACACCCACGGCCACGAGGTGATCCACGTTTTGCAGGACTATCAGATGGCCTACCAGGGCGGAAACGGGCTGCTCGGCATGCTGCACTGCGACCTCGCCGCCGGTACCCTCACCATGACCGCGCTCTCTCCCTGGGTGTCCGCCAAGCCCGCCGACACCCTCAACCAATTCGATGAGGTGCTCCTGGGCGAGCCCGACTCCTGGACGCTCCCGCTGCGGCTGCCCCAGCAGCCGGGTTCCGCCCCGGACTACACCGCGCGTACCCGCTCCCTCATCACCACCGGGTACACCGCCCCGGCGATCGACCCCGGCCTGCTCCCCCACTCCGCCGAGGATTATCCGCACGTGCCCGCCGCCGCGCACTGGCGGCCCAGCGCCTCCACTCCGGGAAGGCTTATCGACGTCTCCGGCAACAACAATCACGCCACCACCCCCGAGCCCGGTGGCCTGAGCGTGATCCCCCAATCCCACCCGCTCTCCGCCGACGGCATGGCGCTTTCCTGGACGCACCCACACCGCAGCTGGCTGCGCACCGCCCCCGACGCCCCGCTGAACTCCCTCACCTTCGAGGAGGGCTACACCCTAGAGACCTTCCTCTACCTCGATCCCTCCTTTGGCGAGGAGAACTTTTGGATGGGTGCCCTGGGCCGCATGGGCGAGCGCGGCGGGGAGGAACCAGAGGAACCCCCGGCGCTGCTGGCCGTATCCTCCCTGCGCGAGGTGCAATGGTCCGCCGTGGCTACTCGCGGGGATACCTCCGGCACCTCTAATTGGTCGCATGAGGTTCCCGTGGGGACATGGCTACACGTGGCGGTGGTCAATGATCCCGTGCGGAACACCGTGGAGATGTTTGTGGATCACGCCCCCATTCTGCGCGACGTGCTCGGGGCTAGTGGGCTGGCTACCGCCCACCAACCGTGGTTGATCGGGGCCTCCATCTGGGCCGGGAAGCCCGATACCCCCTGGGTGGGCGGTATCGGGGAAACGCGCCTGGTGGCCCGGCCCTTGGGGCCGGGCGAGTGGCTGACCGCACGGGGGTGA
- the pgsB gene encoding poly-gamma-glutamate synthase PgsB — protein MLAFLAMSGALAGASMTYFHRHEREHRARLDGLRYHVHVNGIRGKSTLTRMIGGVLREAGHNTISKTTGTYACVIDGQAEEHPIRRTGPANINEQYRFVKEWITPEIDALVVECMAVKPKYQRICQDTILRSPITVITNVRLDHQEDMGDTLEEIAASLCNTVPENGVVITGERSPKLVEIIRRHAEERGSRLIVAEETELSHSLVPRFSYQQFEENIAVALAVAEELGIDTQTAVRGMIKAAPDPGTTSVTEIHQGEDSMFWVPMFAVNDWESTVRVFDSVSETFLPDSCRRVVALNNRSDRTDRAAMFIDLVSTDLRAEIDRVVLYGDLQEVVRQRLIDQGFPEAGIITTADCEVEDETEDGKELVARARRGFEGHDVAIFGMVNIHTDHVTAMRRYISDVVEHEPALSSASTSSSTTEAESEAAAQ, from the coding sequence ATGCTTGCTTTCCTCGCGATGTCCGGCGCCCTCGCCGGTGCGTCCATGACCTACTTTCACCGCCACGAGCGCGAGCACCGCGCCCGGCTCGATGGCCTGCGTTACCACGTCCACGTCAATGGAATCCGCGGGAAATCCACGCTCACCCGTATGATCGGCGGCGTGCTGCGGGAGGCCGGGCACAACACCATCTCCAAGACCACCGGCACCTACGCCTGCGTGATCGACGGCCAGGCGGAGGAACACCCCATCCGCCGCACCGGCCCGGCCAATATCAACGAGCAATATCGCTTTGTCAAGGAATGGATTACCCCGGAGATTGATGCCCTGGTGGTGGAGTGCATGGCGGTCAAGCCCAAATACCAGCGCATTTGCCAGGACACCATCCTGCGCTCGCCCATCACCGTGATCACTAACGTGCGCCTGGATCACCAGGAGGACATGGGCGATACCTTGGAGGAGATCGCGGCCTCCCTGTGCAATACCGTTCCGGAGAACGGCGTGGTGATCACCGGGGAACGATCCCCCAAGTTGGTGGAGATCATCCGCCGCCACGCCGAGGAACGCGGCAGCCGCCTGATTGTGGCCGAGGAAACCGAGCTTTCCCACAGCCTGGTGCCGCGCTTTAGTTATCAGCAGTTCGAGGAAAACATCGCGGTGGCCCTGGCCGTGGCGGAGGAATTGGGCATTGATACTCAGACCGCCGTGCGCGGAATGATCAAGGCCGCTCCGGATCCCGGCACCACCTCCGTCACGGAGATTCACCAGGGCGAGGACTCGATGTTCTGGGTACCCATGTTCGCCGTGAATGACTGGGAATCCACCGTGAGGGTATTCGATAGCGTCTCCGAGACCTTCCTCCCGGACTCCTGCCGCCGCGTGGTGGCCCTCAATAATCGCTCCGATCGCACCGACCGCGCCGCGATGTTCATCGACCTCGTTTCCACCGACCTGCGCGCGGAGATTGACCGCGTGGTGCTCTACGGAGATTTACAAGAGGTGGTGCGCCAGCGCCTGATCGACCAGGGCTTTCCCGAGGCCGGGATCATCACCACCGCTGACTGCGAGGTGGAGGACGAGACCGAGGATGGTAAGGAACTAGTGGCTCGCGCCAGGCGCGGCTTCGAGGGACACGACGTGGCGATCTTTGGCATGGTGAATATCCACACCGATCACGTCACGGCCATGCGCCGCTACATCTCCGACGTGGTAGAGCACGAGCCCGCCCTATCCTCTGCGTCCACCTCCTCATCCACCACCGAGGCGGAAAGTGAGGCCGCAGCCCAGTGA
- a CDS encoding alpha/beta hydrolase yields MDHIADEELHWDKDILGEGFSAATLSLGRDPDGEGEAVATLVRADAPTAPAPEGKAAKKPAVLWIHGMTDYFFHKHVAERFTAQGYAFYALDLRKCGRSHREGQHWHYTSDLRHYYPELTAAARFLSAQHGGVIPLAHSTGGLVTVLWLDHLRSTDPTLLRSVPAAILNSPWLDMPFPKAVVAATKALTSTIGKVRPLLSLPQKEISAYGQSLHRSMGGEWDYDTTFKPLGGHRKYYGWIEAIFAGQAAACSQRRLPMPLLTLCSAKSWLGHEYSAASDSADTVLDVEQIQRLAPALAEDSTVIPLDSARHDVFLSTPMVREEAFEVTLSWLDESLNQARK; encoded by the coding sequence ATGGATCACATCGCCGACGAAGAGCTGCATTGGGATAAGGACATACTGGGAGAGGGCTTTTCCGCCGCGACGCTGAGCCTGGGGCGCGACCCCGATGGAGAGGGTGAGGCGGTGGCCACCCTCGTGCGTGCCGACGCCCCCACGGCCCCCGCTCCCGAGGGCAAGGCAGCGAAAAAACCCGCCGTGTTGTGGATTCACGGCATGACGGATTATTTCTTTCACAAGCACGTGGCGGAGCGCTTCACCGCGCAGGGCTACGCCTTTTACGCCCTCGACCTGCGCAAGTGCGGGCGCTCCCACCGCGAGGGCCAGCACTGGCATTACACCAGCGATCTGCGCCACTACTACCCCGAACTCACCGCGGCGGCCCGGTTCCTCAGCGCGCAGCACGGCGGCGTGATCCCCCTGGCGCACTCCACCGGCGGTCTGGTTACCGTGCTCTGGCTGGATCACCTGCGTAGCACCGACCCCACATTATTAAGGAGCGTTCCCGCGGCGATTCTCAATAGCCCCTGGCTGGATATGCCCTTCCCCAAGGCCGTGGTGGCCGCAACCAAGGCGCTCACCAGCACCATCGGCAAGGTGCGCCCCTTGCTCTCCCTCCCCCAAAAGGAAATCAGCGCCTACGGGCAGTCCCTACACCGCAGCATGGGCGGGGAATGGGACTATGACACCACGTTCAAGCCCCTGGGCGGGCACCGAAAATACTATGGGTGGATCGAGGCGATCTTTGCCGGGCAGGCCGCCGCGTGTTCCCAACGAAGGCTACCCATGCCCCTGCTCACCCTGTGCTCCGCCAAGTCCTGGCTGGGACACGAGTACTCGGCGGCCTCCGATAGCGCCGATACCGTCTTGGACGTGGAGCAGATTCAGCGCCTGGCTCCGGCCCTGGCGGAGGATTCCACGGTGATTCCCCTGGATTCCGCCCGCCATGATGTGTTCCTCTCCACCCCGATGGTGCGCGAGGAGGCCTTTGAGGTGACCCTCTCGTGGCTAGATGAGTCTCTCAACCAGGCCCGGAAATAA